TCGTATTCTTTCTTCTCCACCTCCAGCAACCGCAGTTGTTCATCGAGGTTCCGTTTGAACATCAGATAATCTACCCGGCTGCCGGTTGGCAGGCTTTCATAGTTTAATTGCTGCACCTGTTTTTCATAATCGGTGACCAGCGTTACAAAACGATTGCGCCGTTCCGGTGAGTTCTCTACAAAATAGAACCGGTTCAGGCTGCCACGGTCGGCCTCGTATTGCACCATCAGGTTGTTTACTTCGCTGTTTTGCTGGTACAATACCTGTTGAGACATTGTGGCTGCTGTGGTGAAGAGCAGGCCAAGGATAAGTATGTGTTGTTTTCTCATAAGTAGTGAGTAGTGAGTGGTCAGTATTTCCCGTTCTTCATTTCGCAAACTGCAATTCCGGTAAAACGGGGCGTGTCGCAATCCCTTCTTTTACGACCTTCAATACCCGCTCCCGCTCCTCGCCTATCAATGTTAAGCGTGGCGCGCGTACGTATTCAGAACCTAAGCCTACCTGGGCTTCGGCAAGTTTGATGTATTGAACCAGTTTGGGATGAATATCCAATTCCAATAAGGGGAGGAACCAGCGGTAGATAGCGCGGGCTTCATCGAGCATGCCGGCTTTTATTAATCGGTATACGGCAACGGTTTCGCGGGGGAATGCGGTTACCAGTCCGCCTACCCAGCCGTCGGCGCCCATCAGCAATTCTTCCATAGCCAGGGTATCAACTCCACAGAGAATTTTATAGCGATCGCCAAAGCGGCTAATCAACCGCGTAACATTGGAGACGTCGCGGGTTGATTCTTTCACCGCCTGAATATTATCACATTCCAGCAGCTGTTCAAAAATATCGAGGGTAACCTCTATTTTATAATCAACAGGATTGTTGTAGACCATAATGGGCAGATCGGTTGATTGCGCCACCGTTTTAAAGAACGTGAGCGTTTCGCGGTCGTCGCTTTTATAACGCATGGGTGGTAATAACATCAATCCTTTTACCCCCCAGCTTTTACCCAATGCGGCCTGTTTAATAGCGTCTCTGGTAGCGCCTTCAGCAATGCCCAATACTATGGGAACCGGTCCGGCGATTTCAATGGCCAGTTTCACCATGGTTTCTTTTTCCTGAGTTGTAAGGGTACTCGCTTCGCCCAGGCTGCCTCCCAGTACAAGCCCATCCACGCCCGCATCCAACTGCGACTGCAGGCCTTTTTCAAACAATGCCAGATCAAGCGTATCGTTAGCGGTGAACTTGGTTGTGAAGGCAGGAAAAACACCTTTCCATGATATACTCATTCGTAATAATTTTTAATAAAAGTATTATGAAACAGTTAGTTCAGGATAGCGGGTTTTAATCAGTTTGTTACCAATATTAACTAGAAGGCAACAAGGCATAGAGGCAGCGAGGCAGCGAGGAAAATAGCAGGTTATAAGCTGCCCGTTTGTAAAGGAACCGGATTCGCTCTGAAATGTATTACTCGATGCCTTTGTGCCATGTTTTGCCTTTTTGCTCCTTTCGCTAATTAATCAAGTTTTTACCAATATTAACCTCCCATAGCAGGATGTGAGGAAATTTTGGTAATATTGGTAATATCAACCAAACCACTGCAAATGAAAGTTGTTCAGTTCACCATACCAGTGTCGCAGGAGCATTCCATCATGGTTCAGGAAGATAAGTTACCACATTTTTACAATCACCTGCACCGCCATAATGAAACCCAGCTTACGTGGATCATAAAAGGCGAGGGCACGCTGCTGGCCGGCACCTGCATGCAGCGGTTTCAATCAGGCGATATTTATATCCTGGGCGCCAACCAGCCTCACCTGTTTAAAAGCGATCCTGATTATTTTGAAAAGAACAGCGAGAAAGATATTCATGCACTTACGTTATTTGTTGACCTGCGTGGTCCCTTTGGGAAGATCCTTGATCTACCGGAAATGAATAACGTTAAAAAGTTTATCGATGCCACCAGTACCGGTTTACAGGTACCGGCTTCGCATCAACAGGAGATCAGTAAAAAAATGATGCTGGTAAAAGAAGCGAAAAATGGCATCCGGCTGGCCTTCTTTATTCAACTGTTGCAAACCCTCAGCCGCATTAAACAATACAAACCGCTCTCCAATACCCAAACAGAAAGCGCCATCACGGAATCGGAAGGGCTGCGCATGAACGACATTTACCAGTATACCATGGCGCACTATACCGAGAACATTACCTTGAAACAAATTGCCGATGTGGCGCATTTAACTCCCCAGGCTTTTTGCCGGTACTTTAAAAAACATACCTTAAAAACATATGTTACTTTTTTAAACGAAGTGCGTATCAATGAAGCCTGTAAGAAAATAGTAGGCGAGCATTTCGACAGCCTGGCTGCTGTTGCCTATCAAAGCGGGTTTAACAATGCCGTTACTTTTAACCGGGTATTTAAAAAGATAACCGGCCAGCCGCCCAAGAAATTCCTGACCGAGTATATGCAGAAAGTAAACTAAGTGTATACCCTGTTCATATCATTATAATCTTCATTTTGTATATAATCATAACTTATCACCGGTTGACAGGCACCGCTAAAAGGATAAGTTGAAAACATATGTGTTTCACCGGAAACTTTGTTATTAATTTGAGCGCTTTCAATAACCTGCGTTAAGAACGCCCTATAAATGCCTGCCTTTTCCTACGAACTTACTTTACCCCCTATTCCATGCCTGCCAAGCATGGTGCTATCCATTAATATAACCCAATAGCTGTTGCTATTGCTATTCCTGCTCCGGCGGGCGGGCATACTTATGCCCTGCACGCAACTATATCGGCGAACAAATTCCCTATATATGCAAAAACGAATACCTAAACCGTTCTCTTTATTAATGTTCTTTGTCTTATTGAGTAATTATCTTTCGGCAACTCCCGAATGCCCCATTGTTTCGGGTAAGTTTCAATTAGCTGATGGCACCACCTCCGATGCTTCCGCAACGGGCTGGTACCTGGATGCATCCCATGTAAGTTCAACTGGTTATTTTGCGGTAAAATCAAACCGCCTGCATGCCCAGGAACTGGGTGGCGAAGGCATCTGGTATTCCCGGGTATTTTCTACCGCAGGGTATTCCGACTTCCAGGTAGCTGTAAAGGTTACTGCCGAAGGGGATATGAACAGTTCGGAGTATGTAAAGATCTATTACAAAATAGACGGTGGCGCCGAAACGCTGTTAGACTCCCGAACGGGTAATTTCGGTACCATAGATTTTACTTCCGGCACGCTTACAGGCAGTAATGTGCAGTTGGTGGTAAAGATCTATAACTACAATAATGGCGGATCACAAACCTCCAAGTACTATATTGAAGAGTACCGGGTGTTTAAAGAAAAAGGCCCCTGCGCTGTTTCGGCGATCGGTGTAACGGCAGCAGCGGCCAATGGCGGCGTGCTTACCTGCACCAATTCATCGCTCGGGTTATCTGCTACAGCTACCGGCACCGGTACTACCACCTGGAGCTGGAGCGGCCCGAACGGGTTTACTTCTACCGCACAAAACCCAACCATAACAACAGCGGGTACCTATACCGTAGTGGCTACCAATGGTACCGGCACCGGCTCTGCGAGTGTTACCGTAACAGATAACAAAACTGCGCCGGTAATTACCGCTACCGGGGGCGCCCTGGCCTGCGGATCGTGCGTAACCATCAGCGCCACCAGCAACGTAAGCGGCGCTACTTATAAATGGACGGGCCCCGGTAGTTTCAGTTCCACGGCACAAAACCCCACTGTATGTACAGCCGGCACCTACACAGTTACCGTAACCAATCCGGCCAACGGCTGCAGTGCGCAGCAGTCGGTAACAGTTTCGGCCAGCGCCATCACCACTTTCTGGCTGGAAGACTTTACCGGTTTGGCCAATGGCACCACTTCCGATACGGGCCCCACGGCCTGGACCACCTCCGTTACAGGGTCAGGCACCTATTCCGTACAGAACAATGAATTCAAAGTTTCTTTCAGCGGCAGCCAGGGCGTAGGCATCTGGACGTCCCAGGCCATAGATATCAGCAATAAGACCAATGTTAGTTTTTCGGTTGATCTGCGCAGTGAACTGGCCAGCACCAGCGATGCCTTTGAAACCGCCGATTATGTAAGGGTATACTACAAACTGAATGGCGGCGCCGAAACCCTGGCCTATGAGGACCTGGCCGGTATTGGTTCTACCACCAATACCACCGGCTCTATGACATTTACGTCTGCTGCCCTCAGTGGTAACACCCTTCAAATAATCATAAAAACGAGTAACTCAGATCCTACTGAGCGTTACTTTTTCGATAACGTGAAACTAAGCGGCAGTAATGCAGGTACTACTACCATTACTCCCTCAGTAAATGGTACCGTAACCTGTACGGCAACGGCGCAATTGTCGGCCACTACCAGCAGCACCGTGTCTTCCTGGGCATGGACAGGCCCCAATGGGTTCACTGCTTCCGTGCAAAACCCGGTGGTGAATGCAGGCGGACAATATGTAGTGACTGCTACCCTGGCTTCGGGTTGTGCAGCATCAGCTACCATTACCGTTCCTGAAAATAAAACATCACCTGATATAGCGGCTACCGGGGGTAACCTGGCCTGCTTATCGACCATCACGTTGAATGTGAATTCAACTGTTAGTGGAGCTACCTATAGGTGGACAGGGCCGAATAGTTTTACGAGCACGTCGAAAAACCCCGCCATAAGTGCAGCCGGCACTTACACCGCTACCGTAACCAATCCGGCAAACGGCTGTACGGCTTCGCAATCTGTGTCAGTAACAGCTGGTTCATCAGCTGCCGCCACCTTCTGGCTCGAGGATTTTTCCGACATCAGCAATGGGGCCACATCCGACGCTGGCGCTACCGCCTGGACGTCAACTGCCAGCGGCAGTGGTACCTATTCCGTACAAAACAATGAATTCAAAACCTCGTTTGACGATCAGTATGAGGGTGTATGGACATCCCAGTCAATAAACATTGCGGGCAAATCGAATGTAACCTTCTCGGTTGACCTTCGTAGTGAAGTGACCAGCGGCTCATTTGAAACAGCCGATTACATCCGCATATATTATAAATTGAACGGCGGAGCGGAGACACTGGCTTTTGAAGACCTGGCCGGGTTAGGTTCTACCACCACCGGCACAGCCTCTACGACCTTCACATCTGCAGCGCTCAATGGCAGCACGCTGCAAGTGATCATCAAAACAAGCAATTCGGGTTCGGCCGAGCGGTATTATTTCGATAATATCAAACTAACCGGAAGTGTTCTCAGCAGCGAGAGCGTTACTGCAACAGCCGGTGGCGCTATTACCTGTACCAATACGTCGGTAAGTTTGTTAGGAAACGCAACCTCGGGTGGGGTAAGTTATAGCTGGACAGGACCTAATAACTTTACCTCTACAGTACAAAATCCCGTTGTAACTGCAGCAGGCATTTATACATTAACGGTTCAAAACCCGGCTACAGGATGCAGCGGCACCGATACGGCGCTTGTTTCCCTTAACAATACACAACCAGGCGCCACTGCAACAACAAGCGGGCCTTTAACCTGTAATACCGGTTCTTCAGCCACGCTTTCAGGATCGTCTTCCACTTCGGGCGTAAGCTATAGCTGGACCGGCCCGAACAATTTCACGTCCACCACGCAAAACCCGGTGGTGACCACAGCAGGTACTTATAACTTAACCGTTACCAACCCGGTGAATGGTTGTACCAGCAGCACCAGTGCTACTGTTACATTCAGTAATACCTTTAACACAACCTGGCTGGAAGATTTTACCCTGGCCGATGGCACCACTGCAGATAACGGAAGCACCGCCTGGTCGGTTACTAAAAACCCGTCTACCGCCGTGATCTCAGTGTTGAACAATGAGCTACGGATCACTAACTGCACCACCACCGGTGAAGCTGTCTGGACTTCAGCGCCTATTAATGTTACACAAAAAACAAATATTGCCATTTCAACTATGGTAAGGAGTTCGATCATTAACAATGCCCTGATGAATGACACCGGTGTTTACGCCGATTACATGCGGTTCTATTACAAACTCGATAATGGCAGTGAGGTTTTATTTGCGGAAAAGAAAGGGATAATAAACAACCACAGCACCACGCCCACGCCGCTGTCTGTAGCCATCCAGAATGGTAATTACAGCAGCCTGCAGATTGTTGTAAGGGCAAGAGCTACCGGTAATGACGAGTTTTATTATTTCGATAACATGCAGATGGTAGCAACAGGAACAGCCAATATAACAGCTACCGCAGTTGGCGGAGCTATTAATTGTATAAACAATTCGGTTACACTTCAGGGAAGTTCTGCCACTTCAGGCGTCAACTACAACTGGACAGGTCCGAACGGGTATACTTCGGCTGCACAAAACCCGGTTGTTACCAACCCGGGCACTTATACCTTAACAGTGGCCCTTGGCAGTTGTACAGGCACCGCTGCCGCTACCGTAAGCCTGGATACGACAAAACCGGTTGTAACCGCCGCTCATACCGGAAGCATAACCTGTATTAACCCCAGCCTGGTTATTAATGGTACGGCTTCTGCAGCTGGTACTAATTACAGCTGGACCGGGCCAAACGGGTTCACCAATACTACGTTGAATCCTACCATTTCAAAAGGTGGAACTTATATTTTCACAGCTACCAACCCGGCAACAGGTTGCGCAGCCAGCGCCAATACAACGGTTGAAGAAAACACCGTTCATCCCGGTGAGATCTCCATCAACAACTCCGGCATCATTACCTGTTTAACAGGTAGTATAACCATTTCGGGCAGTTCGTCATCAACGGATGTGAGTTACAAATGGGGTGGACCGAATGGCTATAGCTCGTCCTCTTCATCGGCAAGTGTTATGCATGGCGGGTTATATACGCTTACTGCTACCAATGCAGCCAACGGTTGTACCTCCAGAAAATCAACCACGGTGATAGAGAACACTACAACTCCTGTTGTGACTATTGATAATAACAGCCCCATAAGCTGCACCAACCCGGTTGTTACGCTTACCGCCAATACCACTACACCTAATGCGTCCTTCTTATGGTTTGGACCTGACGTTGCAGATGTGGTTCCCACTATAACAACCAGCGGGGCCGGCACTTATTTCGTTACCGTAACCGACCCGGTGAATGGTTGTAACACCACCAGCTCTACTGAGGTAACAGAAGACTATTCTAATTGCGGGGCCCGCAAAGTAACCACTGCCAGTGCGGCAAAGACAGGGGAACAAAACACTCCTGTAAGCAGCGTGAGCAGCTTTACGTATAAAGCGTACCCCAATCCGGCAATAGCCAATGCCATGATTGAATTTACCTCACCGCAAAATGCCCAAACCACAATAAGCATTTACAATGCACTGGGCGCCTGCGAGAAGGTATTATTTAAAGGCATGGCTAATGCCAACCGCAAATACCAGGTAACCATTCCGGCCACAGAAATGAAGGCCGGCGCTTATTATTACATCATCAATACGGATGGCAAAAGCTACACGGGTAAACTGATGATTGTGAAATAAAGGAAAGGGCAGAGGGCAGAAATAAATACAAACAGAAGTCCTATGCAAATAAAAAGAGGCTGTCTCAAGTTTGAGACAGCCTCTTTTATTTCTCTACATTTAATTTTTTATTGCTTCAGCAGTGTAACTACAGAAGAGCTTCCATCTCCATTTGTCACATGCACATAATAAACACCTTTAGCCAGGTTACCGATCCAGAGTGATACCAGGTTCTCACCTTTATTTACCGGTACCGACTGGCGGCTATGAATATGACCGGTTATGTCGGTTACACTCAGGCTGGTTATCGATTGTTTTGAAGTTTGGATATACACGTTTGTTATGGCGCCAGTGGTAGCAGAAGGTCTTAACTGAACCACGCTGCTGCTATTGAGCGATACCGATTGAATACTGCTTCGCATCATTTCATTTTGCTGGTCCATTATCAGCAACCGGTAATATACCAGGCCGGCGCCCGGTAAATTGTCGGTATAGTCATAAGCAGTTTTACCGGTTTCGCCATTTACGCGGGCTATGTTTACAAAGTGAGTACCATCGGTTGATCTTTGCACATCAAAATACTTTACTGACGATACATCAGTTGTTTTCCAAGTCAAACCCACTGCCGCATTCCCGTTTCTTTGTGCAGTGAATGACCTTAATTCCGTTGCCAGCACCACGGCGGGACTGGCCACACTGAATTGGGTTAACACGGCAAATGCGCCATCTGCTCGGGCATATGGATTGGAACCACTGGCCGGCGCTTTGGCACTTGTTTCCACGATCGTTGTTCCGTTCGACCGGATGATCTGTGATTGGGTTCTGTCAAAAGCAGTCTGTTCTTCATTGCCCTGCCATTTCAGCGAAAGCATTACATTACTGCCACCGGTTACTGCTTCCGATACCAGCCATGTTCTGTTCAGTCCGGCATCGTATACTCCGCCCGGGATCCGCTGGTCGTTCACCGCAACAGTAAAATTATCTGCAGTACCGCCATTGGTTAACTGAAGCGGGTTATAAGCGGCTGGAGTAGGCCCAATGGGATACAACACTGCTCCATCGGCCGCATCTACCTGCTCAATGCGCAGGCCGCCCAAACCGGTATTGGCAGCCCCGGCATTTCCGTTCCCGGTAACTATCCAACTGGTGGCGGGATCGGTAAACGCACTGGCTACAATTGGATTACTACCCGTTTTCATTGTAAGGATATTGGTACCGGTAACCAGTTTGGCCGAACCGCCCAGCACCAGGTTATGACTTACGTCTACAGCGCTGAGTAATTTCTTATTCCCGGTACCATTTACCTCCAGCGAGCCATGCGCCGCGGGGAAGATATTCTGGTCGCGGGTAGCAGTATATGCCACCGTTCCCTGCAAATTAAACGGACCGGTCATGTTATTAACCGTACCACCGCTGATGGTGAGCCGCGCGGTATTTTCAATTTCAAGACTTTTAAAATAAGCGGTACCCGTTCCATCACTGATATTCGGCATATTCGATGGCCAGTTGGGCACCAGCACGTCGATGGTATTATCGGGTACACCGCCGCACCAGTTCATGGCTTCTTCCCATTTGGTGTCTTTATAACCCAGCCAGGTGCCAGATCTGCGAACAGTGAGTATTTTTTCAGCAGAAGTAGCCGGGGGTGTACAACTGTTGCTGACAGTTACCCGGTACCGGTAGCCATTCATGGCCAGCGTAACCGGGCCTAATTCAAGCGTAGTGGGTATAGTACCAATACTGCTTACATTCGACCAGCTGACACCGCTGGTACCATTGTCTGTTTGCCATTGATACACTAAGGTGGCGCTGCCGCTACCCGTTACTTTAAAACCAGCAGGGCTATTGGCACAAACCGTGGTATCTTTTGGTTGAACCGCTACAGCAGGCAATGTACGGATTGAGAGGATCGCCTTACTTTGATTGGCACAACCTGCAGGATTCAGATAACTGGCCACTAATTGCACCTGCCAGGAAGTGCCGGCTGCTCCGGGAAAACCGGTTATATGCAGGGTTTGGGTTTGTGAACCGCTATAAACAGGGCCATCACTAACGTTGACAAAACCGCCGCTTGAAGGCGCTATCTGCCACTGATACACCATGGCAGCCGAACCCGTAGGGCTTGCAGTAAAGGTGGTATCTCCCCCCGGACAAATGGTTGCCAAAAGCGGCTTAACCACACCGGTACCAGCAGCAAAAACCGGTGGCGCCAATACCCGCAACGTATCCATGGCCACACTGGTTGCGCTGCAACCGGTTGTGCTATTGGTAGCAGTGTACCGGTATAAATTACCATTCATTGCCAGGGTAGCGGTAGGATAGGTAAGGTCATTGGTAGTACCGCCGGTATAACCATCTGCTGCAAGCACATTATTCCAGGAGCTGCCATTGTTGGCGCTCACCTGCCATTGATAAGTAAGTGAAGGATCATTGGTAACCTGCAAGCCGGCGCCTGGTGCGCCCACACACACGGTAGTGGCTGTTGTAGCTGCAGAAACAGCAGGCGTGGCATTTACTGCAAGCAGAGCGCCTGTGGAGGTTGACGGCCCCGTAGCATCGGTTACCACGCACCGGTACCTGTTCCCGTTCAGGGCAGTGGATACATTTAGCACCGTTAGGGTGGCTGTGGCAGCGCCGCTATAATTTGTTCCATTGGCAACAGGGCTGTAACTGCCGCCGCCGTTAACACTTACCTGCCATTGGATAGTTGTGGTTCCACTGGTCCCTGTAACGGCACCAATGGTAAAGCTGGGGTTTGAACCGGCGCAAACCGTTTGATCGCCGGGGTTCTGGCCCAAATGCGGCAAAGGTACGTTGCGCGACATGGCCGCAGAAGCAATACATAAAAGCCATGCTATACAAATAATAAATTTCAGGAACAGCCTCAGCCATGACCTTTCGGCCGGATGTGTAAAGGTTTTCATACGAACGGAATTTTTTTAAATGGGTTGGGTATTTGATTTTTTAATCAAAACAGGTAATTGATAAATGGAGGCTGGATGTAAGAAGTATATTTCAGACAAAGGGGGACATGCACACTACCAACTGGTATTACCGGTAGTATTATTGTTAGTAACAAAGGGCTTTCTTCGATCCAGGGTCCGGGTTAATGATGCAACGCTAAAAGTAATGCGTTTTCCACGCTTCGCATATTCATTGGATGTATATATCGTGTCGATATATGAATATGAAGCAGGTTCATCCTTAGGGAGATAATGATGGCGGGAATATAATATTTGAAAGAATTCATATTAAAGCCTCTCCGCCGGCAGGCGGAGGAGGTTGGAGGAGGGCCTCCTTTATTTTCATTTTATAGCCGCTGATAAAATACACAGCGCCCATAATGAGATCACTATAATTTTCAGAAATAGTTTCAGGTATTGACGGGATACCGGTGGTGTTAAGGCTTTCATACGATTATGGGTATTGTTTTACAGAAACACTGGTGTTACTCAGGGAGGGTATTGATAATGGAGGTCCGAAAGTAAGAAGAATGTACCATTTATACAATTTTTCCGGTTTTCGGATACCCGTTGCCTGCATGTAAAATACACGCATTTATACGTGTATTAAATACTAATAAACAGCCGCCTTTATGTGAGCAAATGAATACAGAATCAATACAATACAATGCCTGTTTTTCCGTTTCACAGTGCCCGGAACAAGTATGCCAACACGTTTGCCCAGCTGCCAGCAATATAAGATGTTGTTATCCAGTGCTAAATTGATTTATATAATATATAAACGTTTATTTTTCAAGAATTAAATTACCTTGCGGCGCTTTTAATTATAATCTTAACCCTATAATTTAACCGCCTAACTAACTCCAAACTCCCAAGTCATGAAAAAAAGCCTTGCGCTAGGCCTGATAAGTTGCGTACCCTTGTTTGGCTTATCTCAATCATTTATCGGCTACCAGTACGACAATTACTCCGGTGTTCACGGCATGTTGCAGAACCCGGCTACTGTGGCTGCCAGTAAGTACAAAGTGAACATCAACTTTTTTTCCATTAGTTCCGTTGCAGGTAACAATGCTTATGAGCTTCAGCATGACAAGTTTAAAAAGTTCGATTTCTCAGACCTCACTGAAAACAAAGATTACTTTAAATCTGCTAATGCCGACAAAAAGAACCTGTGGTTCAATACAGAGATCCTGGGGCCCTCTTTTATGTTCACAGCCGGCAAAAAAAGCGGTATTGGTGTATATACCCGTGCGCGCACGCTGATCAATGAGTTTAACCTCAGCGATAAAACCTTCCGTTATTTCGGTAATGGCAATGATAGCATTTATGACCAGCCCATCCAGGAAAACCTGCTGCAGTTAAAAGCGCATGCTTTTGCTGAAGCGGGTGTAACCTATGGCCGTATTATCTGGAGCGATCGCCTGCATTCATTGAAAATGGGTGTTACCGCCAAATATGTAGTGGGACTGGCCGCCGCTTCGCTGTATTCAAACAGGCTGGCGGTAAATATTGCCAAGAACGATATCATTAACCAGTTGGAAGGCGACGTAAACGTACGTTACTCCAACAACCTGGATAACGTGGATAACAATTTCGACGATGTGTGGAAAAAAGCATCCGGCAACCATGGGTTGGGCTTTGATGTGGGTTTCAGTTACGAATGGAGACCCGAAACCAGCAGTTGGCTCGCTACCGATCAAACACCTTATAAGTTGCGTTTAAACGCTTCTATAAACGATCTGGGATCGGTAAAATATGCCAACTCTACCCATGGCAACAGCTATTCTGTAAATGCTACCGGAAAAACAACCGACGACCTGGACAAAAAAGATGGTGAAGACTTTGACAAGTATTTTACCCGCCTGGAAAGCCAGGGCATTCTTACATCTTATGCCCATGCGGATAAAATGAAAGTGAAGCTGCCCGCCACCTTCCGCTTTGATGCCGACTACCATCTTTACAGACGCCTGTTCATTAACGCAGGAACTATTGTAAATCTCATTAACCGCGATAAGAACCAGACGTCGGCAGAATATGCTACTACGTTCACGGTAACTCCCCGGTTAGAGAAAAAATGGTTCAGCATTTACACTCCCTTATATTATAATTCACTCAACAAGAAAGCTGCCTGGGGTGCAGGTATGCGTCTTGGTCCCGTGTTCCTGGGTTCAGGTACCATCCTGAGCAACATGTTAGGGAAACAGAATGTTACTTCGGCCGATGTTCACTTAGGTTTTACCATGTCGATCTATCAACGGGTTAGAACGCACAAACACAGAAGCCAGCCCATGCAGCCGGTAAAAGAAGAACCTAAAAAAGAAGTAGTAAAAGAAGTTACAACAGAAAAGCTGGTTGAAAAACATGTTGAAACCCGTGTTGAAAGCCGCGTTGATACTGTTGTAAAGAACGTAGAAGTTGTTAAAGAAGTTACCCACGATAAAGACAACGATGGTGTTGTTGATGAAAAAGACGCCTGCCCCGATGTTGCCGGTGAAGTAGCATTGAATGGC
The Niastella koreensis GR20-10 genome window above contains:
- a CDS encoding dihydrodipicolinate synthase family protein, producing MSISWKGVFPAFTTKFTANDTLDLALFEKGLQSQLDAGVDGLVLGGSLGEASTLTTQEKETMVKLAIEIAGPVPIVLGIAEGATRDAIKQAALGKSWGVKGLMLLPPMRYKSDDRETLTFFKTVAQSTDLPIMVYNNPVDYKIEVTLDIFEQLLECDNIQAVKESTRDVSNVTRLISRFGDRYKILCGVDTLAMEELLMGADGWVGGLVTAFPRETVAVYRLIKAGMLDEARAIYRWFLPLLELDIHPKLVQYIKLAEAQVGLGSEYVRAPRLTLIGEERERVLKVVKEGIATRPVLPELQFAK
- a CDS encoding AraC family transcriptional regulator — protein: MKVVQFTIPVSQEHSIMVQEDKLPHFYNHLHRHNETQLTWIIKGEGTLLAGTCMQRFQSGDIYILGANQPHLFKSDPDYFEKNSEKDIHALTLFVDLRGPFGKILDLPEMNNVKKFIDATSTGLQVPASHQQEISKKMMLVKEAKNGIRLAFFIQLLQTLSRIKQYKPLSNTQTESAITESEGLRMNDIYQYTMAHYTENITLKQIADVAHLTPQAFCRYFKKHTLKTYVTFLNEVRINEACKKIVGEHFDSLAAVAYQSGFNNAVTFNRVFKKITGQPPKKFLTEYMQKVN
- a CDS encoding T9SS type A sorting domain-containing protein, with amino-acid sequence MQKRIPKPFSLLMFFVLLSNYLSATPECPIVSGKFQLADGTTSDASATGWYLDASHVSSTGYFAVKSNRLHAQELGGEGIWYSRVFSTAGYSDFQVAVKVTAEGDMNSSEYVKIYYKIDGGAETLLDSRTGNFGTIDFTSGTLTGSNVQLVVKIYNYNNGGSQTSKYYIEEYRVFKEKGPCAVSAIGVTAAAANGGVLTCTNSSLGLSATATGTGTTTWSWSGPNGFTSTAQNPTITTAGTYTVVATNGTGTGSASVTVTDNKTAPVITATGGALACGSCVTISATSNVSGATYKWTGPGSFSSTAQNPTVCTAGTYTVTVTNPANGCSAQQSVTVSASAITTFWLEDFTGLANGTTSDTGPTAWTTSVTGSGTYSVQNNEFKVSFSGSQGVGIWTSQAIDISNKTNVSFSVDLRSELASTSDAFETADYVRVYYKLNGGAETLAYEDLAGIGSTTNTTGSMTFTSAALSGNTLQIIIKTSNSDPTERYFFDNVKLSGSNAGTTTITPSVNGTVTCTATAQLSATTSSTVSSWAWTGPNGFTASVQNPVVNAGGQYVVTATLASGCAASATITVPENKTSPDIAATGGNLACLSTITLNVNSTVSGATYRWTGPNSFTSTSKNPAISAAGTYTATVTNPANGCTASQSVSVTAGSSAAATFWLEDFSDISNGATSDAGATAWTSTASGSGTYSVQNNEFKTSFDDQYEGVWTSQSINIAGKSNVTFSVDLRSEVTSGSFETADYIRIYYKLNGGAETLAFEDLAGLGSTTTGTASTTFTSAALNGSTLQVIIKTSNSGSAERYYFDNIKLTGSVLSSESVTATAGGAITCTNTSVSLLGNATSGGVSYSWTGPNNFTSTVQNPVVTAAGIYTLTVQNPATGCSGTDTALVSLNNTQPGATATTSGPLTCNTGSSATLSGSSSTSGVSYSWTGPNNFTSTTQNPVVTTAGTYNLTVTNPVNGCTSSTSATVTFSNTFNTTWLEDFTLADGTTADNGSTAWSVTKNPSTAVISVLNNELRITNCTTTGEAVWTSAPINVTQKTNIAISTMVRSSIINNALMNDTGVYADYMRFYYKLDNGSEVLFAEKKGIINNHSTTPTPLSVAIQNGNYSSLQIVVRARATGNDEFYYFDNMQMVATGTANITATAVGGAINCINNSVTLQGSSATSGVNYNWTGPNGYTSAAQNPVVTNPGTYTLTVALGSCTGTAAATVSLDTTKPVVTAAHTGSITCINPSLVINGTASAAGTNYSWTGPNGFTNTTLNPTISKGGTYIFTATNPATGCAASANTTVEENTVHPGEISINNSGIITCLTGSITISGSSSSTDVSYKWGGPNGYSSSSSSASVMHGGLYTLTATNAANGCTSRKSTTVIENTTTPVVTIDNNSPISCTNPVVTLTANTTTPNASFLWFGPDVADVVPTITTSGAGTYFVTVTDPVNGCNTTSSTEVTEDYSNCGARKVTTASAAKTGEQNTPVSSVSSFTYKAYPNPAIANAMIEFTSPQNAQTTISIYNALGACEKVLFKGMANANRKYQVTIPATEMKAGAYYYIINTDGKSYTGKLMIVK